In the genome of Ureibacillus sp. FSL W7-1570, the window ACATGTCTCACCATCATTCTATACGAAACCTACTCAATATAAAAGACAAAAATATCACATTTGATGAAAATTTTTGTGCAGAAGAACTCATTAAAGGGGTCCAATCAAAAGTCTTTTATGGCCAATTAACTTACCAACCAAAAGCTTGTTATGCTTGTGGACATGTCTTTGATGTTCAAATCATTAAACACGGTTTTAAAACGTCTCTCATTAAAATGCCTAGCATTTCAGGTTTTCATACCTACTTAAAATTGCGTAAACAGCGTTATTTCTGTAAACATTGTCATTCCACGTTTACTTTAAAAACGAGCGTCGTGGCTAAAAACTGTTGTATTTCCAACAATACTAAAGTAGCGATTGCTTTAAACGCCAAAGATAAAATATCCGAAAAAGATATTGCGATGAAACATAATGTTTCTCATGCCACTGTCAGTCGTGTCATTGACAGCTTTTATAGCTATTATCAACCAAATGTTCACTACCTTCCAAAGCATTTGTGTTTTGATGAGTTTAATGTAAATTTTCACATTATTTCAGGCTGACTTTTTCAAATTATTTTGGTTCGTTTTCTGAAATAATGTGCAATTTTTTTGCGGATTATTTTAGATTTTGCGATTTTCCCCAGGTTCTTTGCACATTTTTCCGGTCGTTTTTCGATGATTTTTCCGCCCCTCTTCGAAAAAAATGGAGCCCTCCGTACAAAGAGCTCCGATCGCTTAGTAAAGATGATGTTCCTCTGCCGCCATTCGAACGATTTCTTCATCGATCTGTTCTTTTTTCATTTGGTATCCATACAAGAGGCAAGTCGTGGCTAGGATATTGATCACTCTTGGCCATCCTTGAGATTGTAAAGCGATGGCCTCTAGCGCTGCTGGAGTAAAAATCGGAATCTTCGCTCCCGCCATTTTCATTCGCTGTTCTATATATTGACCAACTTCTTCTTTCGTCAATGGCCCCATTTGATATCGCATGATGATACGTTGATTCAACGGCCGATGCTGGTTGAGCCGAAGCCGCGTTTGTAAATGCGGAAGGCCAGTTAAAATCAAGACAAATGGATTCGTCGAATCCATTTGAAAATTAAACAAAATCGCAAGATCTTGCAGAAAGGCATCTTTAGCCAGATGCATCTCATCCAAAATCAAGACAGGAGTGATTCTTCGTTCGGTGTACAATCGTTCGATTCCTTGCTGAATTTGATAAAACAAATCGACCTTCCGGTATTTTGGCTCTTCTCCCAACCCAAGCGCAAGCCCTCGGTAAAAATCCATCACTCCTCCTGTGGAAAGAGGAAAATAGACGACATGATACAACGATGGATTCAACGACTCTTTAAACGTTCGTAACGTAAACGTTTTTCCAGATCCCGGTTCACCAATGAATAGACCGATTCCTCTCGTTCGTTTGATATAATCCAATCCCGCCAATGCTTCTCGATACGAAGTAGCGAGATAGGCATCCGACGGCTTCATTTCTTTCGAAAAGGGTTCATGAGAAAGGGAGTAGAAGGTTTTATACATGATCTCCTTCCCCCTTTGCCCATTCTGTATTCAACGAAAA includes:
- a CDS encoding transposase family protein; its protein translation is MSHHHSIRNLLNIKDKNITFDENFCAEELIKGVQSKVFYGQLTYQPKACYACGHVFDVQIIKHGFKTSLIKMPSISGFHTYLKLRKQRYFCKHCHSTFTLKTSVVAKNCCISNNTKVAIALNAKDKISEKDIAMKHNVSHATVSRVIDSFYSYYQPNVHYLPKHLCFDEFNVNFHIISG
- a CDS encoding AAA family ATPase codes for the protein MYKTFYSLSHEPFSKEMKPSDAYLATSYREALAGLDYIKRTRGIGLFIGEPGSGKTFTLRTFKESLNPSLYHVVYFPLSTGGVMDFYRGLALGLGEEPKYRKVDLFYQIQQGIERLYTERRITPVLILDEMHLAKDAFLQDLAILFNFQMDSTNPFVLILTGLPHLQTRLRLNQHRPLNQRIIMRYQMGPLTKEEVGQYIEQRMKMAGAKIPIFTPAALEAIALQSQGWPRVINILATTCLLYGYQMKKEQIDEEIVRMAAEEHHLY